From a single Nocardioides panacis genomic region:
- a CDS encoding formate--tetrahydrofolate ligase, translating into MLSDIEIANAAAMDRITDVGRDRLGIPEEHLVPYGHHKAKVDLRYLATLEDRPLGKLVLMTAISPTPAGEGKTTTTVGLTDALQGLGHRSMACLREPSMGPVFGMKGGAAGGGYAQVVPMTDINLHFTGDFAAIAAAHNLLSALIDNHVHHGNELEIDVRSVTWKRVIDLNDRALRDLVVGLGGIGNGYPRQDGFDIVVASELMAIFCLTESWADLKRRIGDIVVGYTRSKAPVTARDLGAHGAMTVLLRDALAPNLVQTLEHAPAFVHGGPFANIAHGCSSVVATRAALRLADYVVTEAGFGADLGAEKFVDIKCRKSGLRPDAAVVVATVRALKYHGGVDVPELATEDLDALELGMANLRRHLHNIREVYGVPCVVAVNRFPTDTDAEVARVVELCAAEGVRAFPARHFAEGGVGAEDLAKGVLELLEEPSPHEFGFTYDDDLSLTAKVEAVAARLYGAREVTWDGKARRRLERIEADGYGALPVCIAKTQYSFSTDATLRGAPSGHELHVREVRLSAGAGFVVMVCGDVMTMPGLPRRPASDHIDLADDGTILGLS; encoded by the coding sequence GTGCTGTCCGACATCGAGATCGCCAACGCCGCGGCCATGGACCGCATCACCGACGTGGGCCGCGACCGGCTCGGGATCCCCGAGGAGCACCTGGTCCCCTACGGCCACCACAAGGCCAAGGTCGACCTGCGCTACCTCGCGACGCTCGAGGACCGGCCGCTGGGCAAGCTCGTCCTGATGACCGCGATCTCACCGACCCCGGCCGGCGAGGGCAAGACCACCACCACCGTCGGGCTGACCGACGCGCTGCAGGGCCTCGGGCACCGCTCGATGGCCTGCCTGCGCGAGCCGTCGATGGGTCCGGTCTTCGGCATGAAGGGCGGCGCCGCGGGTGGCGGCTACGCCCAGGTCGTGCCGATGACCGACATCAACCTGCACTTCACGGGCGACTTCGCGGCCATCGCCGCCGCGCACAACCTGCTCTCGGCGCTGATCGACAACCACGTGCACCACGGCAACGAGCTCGAGATCGACGTCCGCTCGGTCACCTGGAAGCGGGTCATCGACCTCAACGACCGCGCCCTGCGGGACCTCGTGGTCGGCCTCGGCGGCATCGGGAACGGCTACCCGCGCCAGGACGGCTTCGACATCGTCGTGGCGTCCGAGCTGATGGCGATCTTCTGCCTCACCGAGTCCTGGGCCGACCTCAAGCGCCGCATCGGCGACATCGTGGTGGGCTACACGCGGTCCAAGGCCCCGGTCACCGCGCGCGACCTGGGGGCGCACGGCGCGATGACCGTGCTGCTCCGCGACGCGCTCGCGCCGAACCTCGTGCAGACCCTCGAGCACGCGCCGGCCTTCGTGCACGGCGGTCCCTTCGCCAACATCGCGCACGGCTGCTCGTCCGTCGTCGCGACCCGCGCGGCCCTGCGGCTCGCCGACTACGTCGTCACCGAGGCCGGCTTCGGCGCCGACCTCGGCGCGGAGAAGTTCGTCGACATCAAGTGCCGCAAGTCCGGGCTGCGGCCGGACGCTGCGGTCGTCGTCGCGACCGTCCGGGCCCTGAAGTACCACGGCGGGGTCGACGTACCGGAGCTGGCGACCGAGGACCTCGACGCGCTCGAGCTCGGGATGGCCAACCTGCGCCGGCACCTGCACAACATCCGCGAGGTGTACGGCGTGCCCTGCGTCGTGGCGGTCAACCGGTTCCCGACCGACACCGACGCCGAGGTCGCACGGGTCGTCGAGCTGTGCGCCGCCGAGGGCGTCCGGGCCTTCCCCGCCCGGCACTTCGCGGAGGGCGGCGTCGGCGCCGAGGACCTCGCGAAGGGCGTGCTCGAGCTGCTCGAGGAGCCCTCCCCCCACGAGTTCGGCTTCACCTACGACGACGACCTGTCGCTGACCGCCAAGGTCGAGGCGGTCGCCGCCCGGCTGTACGGCGCCCGCGAGGTGACCTGGGACGGCAAGGCCCGACGCCGTCTGGAACGCATCGAGGCGGACGGGTACGGCGCCCTGCCGGTGTGCATCGCCAAGACGCAGTACTCCTTCTCCACCGACGCGACCCTGCGGGGGGCGCCCTCGGGCCACGAGCTGCACGTCCGCGAGGTGCGGCTCTCGGCGGGCGCGGGCTTCGTGGTGATGGTCTGCGGCGACGTGATGACGATGCCCGGCCTGCCGAGGCGGCCGGCCTCCGACCACATCGACCTCGCCGACGACGGCACCATCCTCGGGCTCTCCTGA
- a CDS encoding SAV_915 family protein yields the protein MQRGFPPVVYAPTTTVPGEDRPRLEMVATNDGRTALFVYSAIDRLHEFYRAGAPWVLLGVEDLQRAHEQEPYQLLFLDQRPRPAQEETAHRAGASS from the coding sequence GTGCAGCGTGGTTTCCCGCCCGTGGTCTACGCACCGACGACGACGGTGCCGGGTGAGGACCGGCCGCGGCTGGAGATGGTGGCCACCAACGACGGCCGGACGGCGTTGTTCGTCTACTCGGCGATCGACCGGCTGCACGAGTTCTACCGCGCCGGCGCCCCGTGGGTGCTGCTGGGCGTCGAGGACCTGCAGCGGGCCCACGAGCAGGAGCCCTACCAGCTGCTCTTCCTGGACCAGCGTCCGCGCCCGGCCCAGGAGGAGACCGCCCACCGGGCCGGGGCGTCGTCGTGA